One window from the genome of Moorena sp. SIOASIH encodes:
- a CDS encoding penicillin-binding protein 2, with product MIWVIMMAGGSGLLLNLYRLQVSEASSLEEKARRQQMVYMRPFIPRRPIVDRKGNVLAIDRPVYTLYAHPKLFKKSLQEIAALLAPMIKKTPTDLEELFGKRKSGIRLGNTISEAIADQIARLNLDGLELIRQYSRFYPQNELASDVVGYVNIFDHRGQAGLEYTQEKFLEREVRNIRLSRAGNGALMPGHVPEGFMHLDDLRLQLTIDTRLQRAARSALKQTIKKFNAERGSIIVMNVHDGSLLALVCEPTYNPNQYSKFDVSLFKNWALSDLYEPGSTFKPLNVAIALETATITAQSLFNDTGKIQIGEWPILNHDYKSVGARGMINPSKILQHSSNVGMVRMIRKMRPEVYYDWLEKLGLKQKVGIELPAETAGQLKSKYKFKVSPIEPATASFGQGFSLTPIQLTQMQGALANGGKLVTPHVVRGLFDTKGNPHWQPRRPAPRRVFSPNTTRTVLEMMETVVTDGSGKASRIPGYRIAGKTGTAQKASPTGGYYSDAKITSFVGILPVESPRYVILAVVDEPQGIAFGSTVAAPLVKSVIEALIAIERIPPSSQNFRQ from the coding sequence ATGATATGGGTAATAATGATGGCAGGCGGCAGTGGGCTGTTGCTAAATTTATACCGTTTGCAAGTTTCAGAGGCATCGTCCCTAGAGGAAAAAGCACGACGGCAGCAAATGGTCTATATGCGGCCCTTCATACCTCGCCGTCCTATTGTTGACCGCAAAGGCAATGTTTTAGCCATCGACAGACCTGTCTATACATTATATGCTCACCCGAAGTTGTTCAAAAAATCCTTACAGGAAATTGCTGCTTTGCTGGCTCCGATGATCAAAAAAACACCAACAGATTTGGAGGAGCTGTTCGGTAAACGCAAAAGTGGTATTCGCTTGGGCAATACGATCTCAGAAGCGATCGCAGACCAAATTGCTCGGTTGAACTTAGATGGTTTAGAGTTGATTCGACAATACTCCCGCTTTTATCCCCAAAATGAATTGGCATCGGATGTGGTGGGCTATGTAAACATTTTCGATCATCGGGGTCAAGCGGGTCTAGAATACACCCAAGAAAAGTTCCTAGAACGGGAGGTAAGAAACATCCGACTGAGCCGTGCTGGGAATGGAGCCTTGATGCCAGGTCATGTGCCAGAAGGATTCATGCACCTTGATGACCTGCGGCTACAGCTAACTATCGATACTCGCCTGCAACGAGCAGCTCGCTCTGCCCTCAAGCAAACCATCAAGAAGTTTAATGCAGAGCGTGGCAGTATCATAGTGATGAATGTACACGATGGTTCCTTGTTAGCCCTAGTTTGTGAGCCAACCTACAACCCCAATCAGTACTCGAAATTCGATGTGAGTTTGTTTAAAAATTGGGCACTGTCAGACTTGTATGAGCCTGGTTCGACATTCAAACCCCTAAATGTTGCGATCGCATTAGAAACTGCTACCATTACAGCCCAAAGCTTGTTCAACGACACTGGTAAGATTCAAATTGGCGAATGGCCGATTCTCAACCATGACTATAAATCAGTAGGTGCTCGGGGCATGATCAATCCCAGCAAGATTTTGCAACATTCCAGCAATGTGGGCATGGTGCGGATGATCAGAAAGATGAGACCTGAGGTTTACTATGACTGGTTAGAGAAGCTAGGCTTAAAGCAAAAAGTGGGAATTGAGTTACCAGCTGAGACCGCTGGACAGCTCAAAAGTAAGTACAAGTTTAAAGTTTCCCCAATTGAACCAGCTACGGCTTCCTTTGGTCAAGGCTTTTCCTTAACCCCAATTCAACTAACTCAGATGCAAGGTGCCCTTGCCAATGGCGGTAAGCTAGTGACTCCCCATGTGGTTCGGGGACTATTTGACACCAAAGGGAATCCCCACTGGCAACCACGCCGTCCTGCACCGAGACGAGTATTTTCCCCCAACACTACTCGGACAGTGCTGGAAATGATGGAAACTGTAGTAACTGATGGTTCTGGAAAGGCCTCCCGCATTCCTGGTTATCGGATTGCTGGTAAAACCGGTACAGCTCAGAAAGCCAGTCCTACTGGCGGCTATTACAGCGATGCCAAGATAACCAGCTTTGTGGGAATTTTGCCCGTAGAATCTCCCCGCTATGTAATCTTAGCAGTAGTCGATGAACCCCAAGGCATTGCCTTTGGTTCTACCGTAGCTGCACCATTAGTCAAATCAGTTATAGAAGCACTGATTGCCATTGAGCGGATTCCACCATCCTCACAAAATTTCCGGCAGTAG